One part of the Marinobacter sp. MDS2 genome encodes these proteins:
- a CDS encoding acyltransferase, whose protein sequence is MLSFLPAPIIGVINSILLAINTVFWCVLLYIPALLKLVIPHKGFRVLCTRLIIWISESWVACNTGWMKLTQRTDWQVVGADNLKRESWYLVLSNHQSWVDIFAMQRVFNRRAPFLKFFLKQQLIWVPVIGLAWWGLDFPFMKRYTREYLIKHPEKRGEDLKATRKACEKFRYTPVSVMNFVEGTRFTKAKHDKQNSPYQHLLTPKAGGAAFVLDAMGDSIETLVDVTIAYPNGAPSFWDFLCGKVPAIRMDIRTQNIPEHLNGRDYTNDAEHRQNMKSWLGEVWQAKDARLTQMLEK, encoded by the coding sequence ATGCTCAGTTTTCTGCCTGCTCCCATTATCGGTGTCATCAACTCCATTCTGCTAGCCATCAATACGGTTTTTTGGTGTGTGCTGCTGTATATCCCGGCCCTGCTTAAGCTTGTGATTCCCCACAAAGGCTTCCGCGTGCTTTGCACCAGGCTGATCATCTGGATTTCCGAATCCTGGGTGGCGTGTAACACCGGCTGGATGAAACTGACACAGCGCACGGATTGGCAGGTAGTGGGTGCCGACAACCTGAAGCGGGAAAGCTGGTATCTGGTGCTCAGTAACCATCAGAGCTGGGTGGATATTTTCGCTATGCAGCGCGTGTTTAATCGTCGGGCACCGTTTCTGAAGTTTTTCCTGAAACAGCAGCTGATCTGGGTGCCGGTGATAGGCTTGGCTTGGTGGGGGCTCGATTTCCCGTTTATGAAGCGTTACACGCGAGAATATCTGATCAAGCATCCTGAAAAGCGCGGTGAGGATTTGAAGGCCACCCGAAAGGCCTGTGAGAAATTCCGCTACACCCCGGTCAGCGTGATGAATTTTGTGGAAGGTACCCGTTTTACCAAGGCCAAGCACGACAAACAGAATTCACCCTATCAGCACCTGCTAACCCCGAAGGCGGGCGGCGCCGCATTTGTACTGGATGCGATGGGTGATTCCATCGAGACGCTGGTGGACGTCACCATCGCCTACCCGAATGGCGCGCCAAGCTTCTGGGATTTTCTGTGCGGCAAGGTGCCTGCAATCCGGATGGACATACGAACCCAGAATATTCCGGAGCATCTGAACGGGCGCGATTACACCAACGATGCCGAGCACCGTCAGAATATGAAGAGCTGGTTGGGTGAGGTCTGGCAGGCAAAGGATGCCCGCCTGACCCAAATGCTTGAGAAGTAA
- a CDS encoding multidrug effflux MFS transporter: MLALTSIWTTILLAAAVALGPMATDMYLPALPQIGSDFGAGTDQVQLTLSLYVVGFAIAQLICGPLADRFGRKPVMIGGMVLFAVASIGCALASSIESLQMFRFLQALGGSAGPVLGRAIVRDVYQPRDAAKILAMLGGMMALAPAIAPTFGGLIVAHMDWHWIFTVMAGYALIMIAIIAIGIPEPLSQNNRQPFRLGSLLRNYRKVSADMTFVGYTLTSAAIYGGIFAFLSGSAFVLIDVLGVAPEHFGLYTAVTAGGYLLGNMTSIRLTNQLHPDQVLLYGLVTTVAAGMAMALLAWNQIYSPWAVILPQTLFMVGTGMVLPQTMAGALANHPTMAGSASALLGFIQMSAAATAGALVGHLHDGTPLVMASIIATCGALGLLGYLLMVQRYPAQGFETQNASS, from the coding sequence ATGCTCGCACTGACAAGTATCTGGACAACCATTCTGCTGGCGGCTGCCGTGGCTCTGGGCCCTATGGCTACGGACATGTACCTGCCTGCACTTCCCCAGATTGGCAGTGACTTTGGCGCTGGAACCGATCAGGTACAGCTGACCCTCAGCCTGTATGTTGTCGGGTTTGCTATAGCCCAACTGATTTGCGGCCCCTTGGCTGACCGCTTCGGCCGTAAGCCGGTCATGATTGGCGGCATGGTATTGTTCGCCGTGGCCAGCATAGGCTGCGCGCTGGCCAGTAGTATAGAGTCCCTGCAGATGTTCCGCTTTTTGCAGGCCTTGGGCGGCTCTGCCGGCCCGGTGCTGGGAAGAGCCATCGTTCGTGACGTCTATCAACCGAGAGACGCCGCCAAAATCCTGGCTATGCTGGGCGGCATGATGGCGCTGGCACCGGCAATCGCACCAACGTTTGGCGGGCTGATTGTCGCCCATATGGACTGGCACTGGATCTTTACGGTCATGGCCGGCTATGCCCTGATCATGATCGCCATCATCGCCATCGGCATACCGGAACCACTAAGCCAGAACAACCGTCAGCCTTTCCGCCTGGGCAGCCTGTTGCGTAACTACCGCAAAGTCAGCGCCGACATGACATTCGTAGGTTATACCCTCACCAGCGCTGCAATTTACGGCGGTATCTTCGCGTTCCTGTCCGGCTCAGCGTTCGTTCTGATTGATGTTCTGGGCGTGGCCCCGGAACATTTCGGCCTGTACACCGCAGTGACTGCCGGCGGCTACCTGCTGGGCAACATGACGTCCATCCGGCTAACCAATCAGCTCCACCCGGACCAGGTCCTGCTCTACGGCCTGGTAACCACCGTAGCTGCGGGAATGGCCATGGCCTTACTGGCCTGGAACCAGATTTACAGCCCCTGGGCGGTCATCCTGCCCCAGACCCTGTTCATGGTTGGCACCGGCATGGTATTGCCCCAAACCATGGCCGGCGCCCTGGCCAACCACCCCACCATGGCCGGCTCCGCCTCTGCGCTTCTTGGCTTCATCCAGATGAGTGCCGCCGCCACCGCCGGTGCGCTCGTCGGCCATCTACACGATGGCACGCCACTGGTCATGGCAAGCATCATCGCCACCTGTGGCGCCCTGGGCTTACTCGGCTACCTGCTGATGGTGCAGCGTTACCCGGCACAGGGCTTTGAAACCCAGAACGCCAGCTCCTGA
- a CDS encoding ribonuclease R family protein, producing MLNADALNQLRQLKTDIKENKVVFPGTVKSTNGRFGFVALDEGRDVFLPPEEMQKVLPGDRVNVVEQEADKGKTQGVIDELLESNLSTFVGRYLVKGKGHFVAPETPGINRWIFIPPKERMGAEPDDFVYCQIHRHPIKDGKGQAKVLRIIGKAGEPGIERAFTLANFDLADSWPENVQQQADKLSEESITAAADNREDRTAEPYVTIDSPGTQDMDDALKATPNATGWTLSIAIADPSALIEPNSPAEQEAFHRATAIYFPGEPLPMLPDSISTRLCSLMPDVPRLALVCDLQVNNDGSLGEYSFHQAVIRSKGKLSYELVAHLIEGREDDEINALPDDVSNSLDQLHQVATALRKWRSEHALLSSDRPEFRLRLDENRRIRLIEPSVQNEAHRLVEECMVAANRCAADFLSQQGKGLFIQHPGLRDDRADNIRKLLDGYAPHLADIDASSADGFKTLMKECEQLDAEVPVKSILSRQLARAELSEAPAPHQGMGLAAYTTFTSPLRKFSDYYVHRLIKAALWDAPITALNKDQLETLQATQFKARQAANSLETWLKADFAKTLTDEPLEGTISRTVPAGFFVRLDCNGLEGFVSCRDLEGKFGFDPITLRLVHNKNGRIFQLEQRVTVSFAGVDDERRQINFKLVKAEEIATGQNNEGG from the coding sequence ATGCTCAATGCCGACGCTCTCAATCAGTTGCGCCAGCTGAAAACCGATATCAAAGAAAACAAGGTGGTCTTCCCCGGTACGGTCAAGTCCACCAACGGGCGTTTCGGGTTCGTCGCCCTCGATGAAGGCCGGGATGTGTTCCTGCCCCCCGAGGAAATGCAGAAAGTACTACCGGGCGATCGGGTCAACGTTGTTGAGCAGGAAGCCGACAAAGGCAAAACCCAAGGTGTTATCGACGAGCTTCTCGAATCCAACCTGAGCACCTTTGTGGGCCGCTATCTGGTCAAAGGCAAAGGCCACTTCGTAGCCCCCGAAACCCCGGGCATCAATCGCTGGATTTTCATTCCGCCAAAAGAGCGCATGGGCGCAGAACCCGACGATTTCGTGTATTGCCAGATCCATCGCCATCCGATCAAAGACGGCAAAGGTCAGGCGAAGGTTTTGCGTATCATCGGTAAAGCGGGCGAGCCGGGTATTGAACGTGCCTTCACCCTTGCCAACTTCGATCTCGCCGACTCATGGCCCGAGAATGTACAGCAACAGGCCGACAAGCTGTCAGAAGAAAGCATCACCGCCGCTGCCGATAACCGGGAAGACCGCACCGCCGAGCCCTATGTCACCATCGACAGCCCGGGCACACAGGACATGGACGATGCGCTCAAGGCAACGCCGAACGCCACTGGCTGGACTCTCTCGATCGCCATTGCCGACCCCTCGGCCTTGATCGAACCGAACAGCCCGGCCGAGCAGGAAGCCTTCCATCGCGCCACCGCGATCTATTTCCCCGGTGAGCCCTTGCCCATGCTGCCAGACAGCATCAGCACACGCTTGTGCTCGCTGATGCCGGATGTTCCGCGTCTGGCTCTGGTGTGTGATCTGCAAGTAAACAACGATGGCAGCCTTGGTGAATACAGTTTTCATCAAGCGGTCATTCGATCCAAAGGCAAACTCAGCTATGAACTGGTTGCCCACCTGATCGAAGGCCGGGAAGACGATGAAATCAACGCGCTGCCGGACGATGTCAGCAACAGTTTGGATCAACTGCATCAGGTCGCCACAGCCCTTCGCAAATGGCGTTCAGAGCACGCACTGCTGAGCAGCGATCGACCGGAATTCCGCCTGCGCCTGGATGAAAACCGTCGCATTCGCCTGATTGAGCCGTCCGTGCAGAACGAAGCCCACCGTTTGGTGGAAGAGTGCATGGTGGCCGCCAACCGCTGTGCCGCTGACTTCCTGAGCCAGCAAGGCAAAGGGTTGTTTATTCAGCATCCCGGATTGCGTGACGACCGGGCCGACAACATCCGGAAACTGCTGGATGGGTATGCACCGCATCTGGCCGATATCGATGCCAGTAGTGCCGACGGTTTCAAAACCTTGATGAAAGAATGCGAGCAGCTGGACGCAGAAGTACCGGTGAAATCCATTTTGTCTCGCCAGCTGGCCCGCGCTGAACTCAGCGAAGCGCCTGCGCCGCACCAAGGTATGGGGCTGGCCGCTTACACCACCTTCACCTCACCGCTGCGCAAGTTCTCGGATTACTACGTGCACCGGCTGATCAAAGCGGCTTTGTGGGATGCGCCCATCACCGCGCTGAACAAAGACCAGCTGGAAACCCTGCAAGCCACCCAGTTCAAGGCACGCCAAGCGGCCAACTCACTGGAAACCTGGCTGAAAGCCGACTTTGCCAAGACGCTCACGGATGAACCCCTGGAAGGCACCATCAGCCGCACCGTACCGGCTGGTTTCTTCGTACGTCTGGATTGCAACGGTCTGGAAGGCTTTGTCAGCTGCCGGGACCTGGAAGGAAAGTTCGGTTTTGACCCGATCACCTTGCGCCTGGTGCATAACAAGAACGGTCGTATCTTCCAGCTCGAGCAGCGGGTAACCGTCAGTTTTGCTGGTGTGGACGATGAGCGGCGGCAGATTAACTTCAAGCTGGTCAAGGCCGAGGAAATCGCCACCGGCCAAAACAACGAGGGCGGTTAA
- a CDS encoding DUF411 domain-containing protein, which yields MKKHSLALGFMAALGFSTAVLAGGAAPSIHVYKSPTCGCCGDWIDHLEENGFEVTATNSNDMGRIKAEAGLIPGLGSCHTAIVNDYVIEGHVPADDIKRLLSEAPKATGLSVPGMPAGSPGMEMGDRKDHYKVILFNEQGQTRVFAEHN from the coding sequence ATGAAAAAGCACTCTCTGGCCCTTGGCTTTATGGCGGCGCTCGGATTCTCGACCGCTGTCCTTGCCGGTGGCGCAGCGCCCAGCATTCATGTTTACAAGTCGCCCACCTGTGGCTGCTGCGGTGATTGGATCGATCATCTCGAGGAAAACGGGTTTGAGGTGACCGCCACCAACAGCAACGACATGGGCCGAATTAAAGCCGAAGCCGGTTTGATCCCGGGTTTAGGCAGCTGCCACACCGCCATCGTCAACGATTACGTGATTGAAGGCCACGTCCCGGCCGATGACATCAAGCGTTTGCTCAGCGAAGCTCCCAAGGCCACCGGATTGAGCGTTCCGGGCATGCCGGCGGGCTCCCCCGGGATGGAAATGGGTGATCGAAAAGACCACTACAAAGTGATCCTATTCAACGAACAAGGCCAAACCCGGGTGTTTGCTGAACACAACTAA
- a CDS encoding LysR family transcriptional regulator — translation MKSVDILNLDLRSLATFIAVLDESSVSRAAVRLGVSQSAVSHTLDRLRLAFGDPLFVKSGRGIVPTEYALRTGPHIRHLLDDLRTLPSGPPFDPATAEFTFTIAANDYQRDLLLPGLVKILREQAPGIHLQVIPSGIPNPDMLRKEACDLVISPHAPEATDIMQRGLMADRIVVFYDPNMREAPVGMDDYMKADHITVLFSAGEKPGLDSTLDTRGVQRRSMVTVSNFSGLPELLRGTSMLASAPERMSSQLMRDFAYVPLPFEYNPFTLLMLWHRRHQTDPAHRWVRNQLNSVAATMNGLNN, via the coding sequence ATGAAATCCGTTGATATATTAAATCTCGATCTTCGATCGCTGGCGACCTTCATTGCCGTACTGGACGAAAGCAGCGTATCCCGCGCGGCTGTTCGCTTAGGCGTCAGCCAGTCGGCGGTCAGCCACACCCTCGACCGCCTGCGCTTAGCCTTCGGCGACCCGCTGTTTGTGAAATCAGGGCGAGGCATTGTGCCCACCGAATACGCGTTGCGTACCGGGCCTCACATTCGCCATCTGCTGGACGACCTCCGCACCCTGCCCTCGGGCCCACCGTTTGATCCGGCCACTGCTGAATTCACCTTCACCATTGCCGCCAACGACTACCAGCGGGATTTGCTACTGCCCGGCTTGGTGAAGATCCTGCGCGAACAGGCACCGGGCATTCATTTGCAGGTGATACCTTCAGGTATTCCCAACCCCGACATGCTCAGAAAGGAAGCCTGCGACCTGGTGATCAGCCCCCACGCACCCGAGGCCACCGACATCATGCAACGGGGCTTGATGGCCGATCGCATTGTGGTGTTCTACGACCCGAACATGCGCGAAGCACCTGTCGGCATGGACGATTACATGAAGGCCGACCACATCACTGTACTGTTCTCGGCCGGTGAAAAGCCTGGCCTGGACAGCACTCTGGATACCCGCGGGGTTCAGCGCCGAAGCATGGTAACCGTGTCTAATTTCTCTGGCCTGCCCGAGCTGTTAAGAGGCACCAGCATGCTGGCCTCCGCCCCCGAGCGCATGAGCAGCCAGCTGATGCGCGACTTCGCCTACGTGCCGCTGCCGTTCGAATACAACCCCTTCACCCTGCTGATGCTCTGGCACCGCCGCCACCAAACCGACCCCGCCCACCGCTGGGTTCGCAACCAGCTGAACTCCGTCGCAGCCACCATGAATGGGCTGAACAATTAA
- a CDS encoding alpha/beta fold hydrolase produces the protein MLKPLKRALNTASDLSNKSLHYAGNAFDRVFKAASLVQAGQTPFETLHTNGLVSLRYYPPLEDELVEIDGIFIPVERNAHKTPIVIIPPLAVNMLIYDLFPNRSLVRFLRAKGFEVYLIDWGIPQREHTHYNLHTYVAELLPEYLNRVREHSGEQELSLHGWSMGGMFTMFYSALSRDQHIRNAIVVGLPIDSHASGVLGMMYQRLAEISGAVYRRTGFHIHKVKPHWFHTPGWANTLGFKLTNPIGSAMGYWELLVRLGDREFVTNHATTSAFLDKMVAYPGGVVQDTLVRVWVDNQLAKGQIQIGDDFARLENVNANLLAIAGETDTLATPGAAKRIMDHVSSVDKTFQVAPGGHMGILAGSKAPKASWLALADWLAARSN, from the coding sequence ATGCTTAAGCCACTAAAGCGTGCCCTCAACACAGCATCCGACCTATCAAATAAAAGCTTGCACTACGCGGGCAACGCCTTCGATCGCGTTTTTAAAGCAGCCAGTCTGGTACAGGCCGGGCAAACACCGTTCGAAACCCTGCACACCAACGGGCTCGTCAGCCTGCGTTACTACCCGCCACTTGAAGACGAGCTGGTTGAGATTGACGGTATATTCATTCCCGTCGAACGCAACGCGCACAAAACCCCCATTGTGATCATTCCACCTTTAGCGGTGAACATGCTGATCTACGATCTGTTTCCTAACCGCAGCCTGGTCCGCTTTCTTCGAGCCAAAGGCTTTGAGGTTTATTTGATCGACTGGGGTATTCCCCAACGGGAGCATACCCACTACAACCTTCATACTTATGTTGCAGAGTTACTGCCCGAATACCTGAACCGCGTGCGCGAACACAGCGGCGAGCAAGAACTGTCGCTGCACGGCTGGAGCATGGGTGGCATGTTTACCATGTTCTACTCTGCGCTCAGCCGGGATCAGCACATTCGCAACGCCATCGTTGTTGGCCTGCCCATCGACAGCCACGCATCTGGCGTTCTCGGCATGATGTACCAGCGGCTGGCTGAGATATCCGGGGCGGTGTACCGGCGCACCGGTTTCCACATCCATAAAGTAAAACCGCACTGGTTCCACACCCCGGGCTGGGCCAACACCCTCGGTTTCAAATTGACCAATCCGATTGGCAGCGCCATGGGCTACTGGGAGTTGCTGGTACGCTTGGGAGACCGGGAGTTTGTCACCAACCACGCCACCACCTCGGCATTCCTCGACAAAATGGTCGCGTACCCGGGCGGCGTTGTTCAGGACACTCTGGTTCGGGTCTGGGTTGATAACCAGTTGGCAAAAGGGCAAATCCAGATTGGCGACGACTTTGCGCGTTTAGAGAACGTCAACGCCAATCTACTGGCCATCGCCGGGGAAACCGACACCCTGGCAACACCCGGCGCAGCCAAGCGCATCATGGACCACGTCAGCTCTGTGGATAAAACCTTCCAAGTCGCGCCCGGCGGGCACATGGGCATTCTCGCAGGCAGCAAAGCTCCGAAAGCCAGCTGGCTGGCTTTGGCAGATTGGTTGGCCGCCCGTTCCAACTAA
- a CDS encoding heavy metal translocating P-type ATPase, whose protein sequence is MSEAPVLSTALSISGASCQGCAKKIRNALEPLTGNADLVEVDLEAQTVALPDSVDRAEAAQIVTDTGYPAEPVAAEEPSSSCCASKTDDATNKHSDQSPSDIPKGDSQVTSVERSSESQVHLAVTGATCASCVNTIEKALLSVPGVSHAHMNLADNTATATGAAESARLIQAIESAGYGAREIEDEDAADDRKQEEDKKQYRVLLVKMAISLGLGIALMIWGMGFGSMTVSSENQITWLNLGILTLGVMIATGGHFYAGAWKAFKHHNANMDTLIALGTGTAWLYSIVVVSIPEALPEMARHVYFEASAMIIGLINLGQALELRAKGKTSEAVRRLLDLRAKTARVIRDGEEQDVPVEDVQQGDRIRVRPGEKLPVDGVIVEGSTRIDESMLTGEPMPVNKADGDQVSAGTLNTHGSIIYEATRVGSETALAQIIKLVKKAQGSKPAIGRLADKISAVFVPSVMLIAVAAALVWYNVGPEPAVVHMMVAATTVLIIACPCALGLATPMSVMVGVGKAAEYGILIRQGDALQTAGKIDLVILDKTGTITEGHPAVTRVHALDGDENRLLALAAGLERHSEHPLAEAIVAKAKDEGVSPETVSGFEALNGKGVLGQANGQPLRLGNRRWLEAEGLAVDSLSEAAKGITDEAGTPLYLALGNELIGVIGVADAIKPDSKAAIERLHDSGIKVMMVTGDIEATARAISDAAGIDDFRAEVLPEDKADVVNEMRKQGYTVAMVGDGINDAPALAASDVGFAIGTGTDVAIESASITLMRGSLHGVPDAIEISQATVTNIRQNLFGAFVYNTLGIPVAAGLLYPIWGVLMSPILAGAAMSLSSVTVVSNANRLRLFKTSQKSVQHKEPNS, encoded by the coding sequence ATGAGCGAAGCACCTGTTTTGAGTACGGCTCTGAGTATTTCCGGAGCGTCCTGTCAGGGCTGTGCGAAGAAGATTCGTAACGCTCTGGAGCCGTTAACCGGGAACGCCGATCTGGTTGAAGTCGATCTGGAGGCGCAAACGGTGGCGCTGCCAGACAGTGTGGACAGGGCTGAGGCTGCACAAATTGTGACGGATACCGGGTATCCCGCAGAGCCGGTTGCAGCTGAGGAGCCCTCGTCGAGCTGTTGCGCGTCGAAGACGGATGATGCCACCAACAAGCACTCCGATCAGTCGCCGAGTGACATCCCGAAAGGGGATTCTCAGGTGACATCGGTCGAGAGATCCAGCGAGAGTCAGGTGCACTTGGCAGTGACCGGCGCGACTTGTGCTTCCTGCGTGAACACCATCGAGAAGGCGCTGTTGTCGGTACCGGGGGTTTCTCACGCCCATATGAACCTGGCGGATAATACTGCAACCGCCACCGGTGCCGCGGAGTCTGCCCGTCTGATTCAGGCCATTGAGAGCGCGGGTTACGGAGCCCGCGAGATCGAGGACGAAGACGCCGCCGACGATCGCAAGCAAGAGGAAGACAAGAAGCAGTACAGAGTCCTGCTGGTCAAGATGGCCATCAGTTTAGGACTGGGCATTGCCTTGATGATTTGGGGCATGGGCTTTGGCTCGATGACGGTATCGAGCGAGAACCAGATCACCTGGCTCAATCTCGGCATTCTCACCTTGGGCGTGATGATTGCGACCGGGGGGCATTTTTACGCCGGAGCCTGGAAGGCGTTCAAGCATCACAACGCCAATATGGATACGTTGATTGCCCTCGGCACCGGCACTGCGTGGCTGTATTCGATCGTGGTGGTGAGTATTCCCGAGGCGCTGCCCGAAATGGCGCGGCATGTGTATTTTGAAGCATCGGCGATGATCATTGGTTTGATTAACCTCGGGCAAGCGCTGGAGCTGCGCGCCAAGGGCAAAACCTCGGAAGCGGTGCGGCGGCTGCTGGATCTGCGAGCGAAAACCGCTCGGGTGATTCGGGACGGCGAAGAGCAGGACGTTCCTGTGGAAGACGTTCAGCAAGGTGACCGCATTCGGGTTCGGCCCGGTGAGAAGTTGCCGGTGGACGGCGTGATTGTGGAAGGCTCCACGCGTATCGATGAAAGCATGCTCACCGGTGAGCCCATGCCTGTGAACAAAGCCGACGGTGATCAAGTCTCCGCCGGCACGCTGAACACTCACGGGTCGATTATTTACGAAGCCACCCGGGTGGGCAGTGAAACCGCGCTGGCGCAGATCATCAAGTTGGTGAAGAAGGCTCAGGGGTCGAAACCGGCCATTGGTCGGCTGGCCGACAAGATTTCTGCGGTGTTCGTACCTTCGGTCATGCTGATCGCGGTGGCAGCGGCACTGGTCTGGTACAACGTCGGGCCGGAACCGGCAGTGGTGCATATGATGGTGGCGGCCACCACGGTGCTGATCATCGCCTGCCCTTGTGCGCTCGGCCTGGCAACGCCGATGTCTGTCATGGTCGGCGTTGGCAAAGCTGCTGAATACGGCATTCTGATTCGTCAGGGGGATGCCCTGCAGACTGCCGGCAAGATTGATCTGGTGATTCTGGATAAAACCGGCACCATCACTGAAGGTCATCCTGCGGTGACACGGGTTCATGCACTTGATGGCGATGAGAATAGGCTGCTGGCGTTGGCCGCCGGGCTGGAGCGGCATTCGGAACACCCCTTGGCGGAGGCCATTGTGGCCAAAGCCAAAGACGAAGGCGTTTCCCCCGAAACGGTATCCGGCTTCGAGGCTTTGAACGGCAAAGGCGTCCTCGGGCAAGCCAATGGCCAACCCCTGCGCTTGGGTAACCGCCGCTGGCTGGAAGCCGAGGGGCTGGCCGTTGATAGTTTGTCCGAAGCCGCCAAAGGTATTACCGATGAGGCCGGAACCCCGCTTTATTTGGCGCTTGGCAATGAATTAATCGGTGTGATCGGAGTTGCCGATGCCATCAAACCGGATTCCAAAGCGGCCATTGAACGCCTGCACGACTCCGGCATCAAAGTCATGATGGTGACCGGCGATATCGAGGCCACAGCCCGCGCCATATCTGACGCCGCCGGCATTGACGATTTCCGCGCCGAGGTGCTGCCGGAAGACAAAGCCGATGTGGTGAACGAGATGCGCAAACAAGGCTATACCGTGGCCATGGTTGGCGACGGTATCAACGACGCACCGGCACTGGCCGCTTCCGATGTCGGTTTTGCCATCGGCACCGGCACCGACGTGGCCATCGAAAGCGCTTCAATCACACTGATGCGGGGTTCGCTACACGGCGTTCCGGATGCCATCGAGATTTCTCAGGCCACGGTCACCAATATCCGGCAGAACCTGTTTGGCGCCTTTGTCTACAACACCCTGGGCATTCCGGTCGCAGCCGGCCTGCTGTATCCGATCTGGGGCGTTCTGATGAGCCCCATTCTGGCGGGTGCCGCCATGTCGTTGTCGTCCGTGACCGTCGTGTCCAACGCCAACCGTTTGCGTTTGTTCAAAACCAGTCAGAAATCCGTTCAACACAAGGAGCCGAACTCATGA